In Natronomonas halophila, one DNA window encodes the following:
- a CDS encoding methyltransferase domain-containing protein, whose amino-acid sequence MGDSLEYTEAEAKQEEATYRTPSMGSRRRLVRDRLDLRAGEDVLSLGCGPGFEPAELAEAVGPEGHVHAIDRSEAMLALAKRRCGGNPRVTLTEADVTDVPLSDESVDAATAVQVYAYVDALDTALAELHRVLRPGGRAVVYDTDFDSLVWHSSDSERTERVLTAFDDHCPRPHLGSRLGPRLRDAGLTVERVEPNSILNTRLDEDTFSYHLMAAIRDYVVDRDLIAVDEADAWVEDLRRIEERGETFFSLTQYLYVVRKADD is encoded by the coding sequence ATGGGTGATTCCCTCGAATACACGGAAGCGGAAGCCAAACAGGAGGAGGCCACCTACCGGACGCCCTCGATGGGTTCCCGTCGCCGTCTCGTCAGGGACCGACTCGACCTCCGTGCGGGCGAGGACGTGCTCTCGCTGGGCTGTGGTCCGGGCTTCGAGCCGGCCGAACTCGCCGAAGCCGTCGGACCCGAAGGCCACGTTCACGCTATCGACCGAAGCGAGGCGATGCTCGCGCTTGCGAAGCGCCGCTGTGGGGGAAATCCACGGGTCACGCTGACTGAAGCCGACGTGACCGATGTCCCCCTCAGCGACGAATCCGTCGATGCGGCGACGGCCGTGCAGGTCTACGCATACGTCGATGCCCTCGATACGGCGCTTGCGGAACTCCACCGAGTATTGCGTCCCGGCGGTCGTGCCGTGGTCTACGACACCGATTTCGATTCCCTCGTGTGGCATTCATCCGATAGCGAGCGAACCGAACGCGTTCTCACCGCGTTCGACGACCATTGTCCGAGGCCGCATCTCGGCTCCCGCCTCGGGCCGCGTCTCCGCGATGCGGGACTGACAGTCGAGCGAGTCGAACCGAACTCGATTCTCAACACGCGACTCGACGAAGACACGTTCAGCTATCATCTCATGGCGGCGATTCGAGACTACGTCGTCGACCGCGACCTGATTGCTGTCGACGAAGCCGATGCGTGGGTCGAAGACCTCCGTCGAATCGAGGAGCGTGGCGAGACGTTCTTCAGTCTCACACAGTACCTCTACGTGGTTCGTAAGGCCGACGATTGA
- a CDS encoding ubiquitin-like small modifier protein 1 has translation MEWRLFANLAETVGTKHVEVPAEPGDTFGEAFEQLLEAHPELEDEVLDDDGELRDHIRVLRNDHNPFVKDDGYDTVLEDGDELALFPPVSGGSRK, from the coding sequence ATGGAATGGCGCCTGTTCGCCAACCTCGCGGAGACCGTCGGCACGAAACACGTCGAGGTTCCCGCTGAGCCCGGCGACACGTTCGGCGAGGCCTTCGAGCAACTGCTCGAGGCCCACCCCGAACTCGAAGACGAGGTGTTGGACGACGACGGAGAGCTTCGGGACCACATCCGCGTTCTCCGGAACGACCACAACCCCTTCGTGAAGGACGACGGCTACGACACCGTCCTCGAAGACGGCGACGAACTCGCGCTGTTTCCGCCGGTCAGCGGCGGGTCAAGGAAATAG
- a CDS encoding DUF5802 family protein produces MFEPFSSGYYLGRLYVEPYEGDRAVMHRAEHEQVNEQLYDGQGDPLVMKIGSAHVPVHGAEDVPGRTIGLPESALAATGVDNPPTLREVLLAKADRAAQLLGVDPGTDDGPAGF; encoded by the coding sequence ATGTTCGAACCGTTCTCAAGCGGCTACTACCTCGGTCGGCTCTACGTCGAGCCATACGAGGGCGACCGCGCGGTCATGCATCGCGCGGAACACGAGCAGGTCAACGAACAGTTGTACGACGGGCAAGGCGACCCGCTCGTCATGAAAATCGGGTCGGCACACGTCCCCGTCCACGGCGCCGAGGACGTCCCGGGTCGGACCATCGGCCTCCCCGAATCGGCCCTCGCGGCCACAGGCGTCGACAACCCGCCGACGCTCCGGGAGGTCCTCTTGGCGAAAGCCGACCGCGCCGCCCAACTGCTCGGGGTCGACCCGGGGACGGACGACGGTCCCGCGGGCTTTTAG
- a CDS encoding ArsR/SmtB family transcription factor: protein MDSAALLDLLGNENRRRILRLLARKPCYVTEISEYLGVSPKAVIDHLRKLEEAGLVESTVDDGRRKYFSIARNLRLEVNVSPYDFGTKSAYSASSNLDITSWRYVSLKTDRPEDLSEADIADKDLTELAADLECLERLENELSMAQRWVQGRLTETLDQISAHFEGLDGRFYADLLRGLATGPATPTELSRRVEAPPDVVADALEGLAAHGVVEQDGDRWQLA, encoded by the coding sequence ATGGATTCGGCTGCCCTCTTGGATTTGCTGGGCAACGAGAACCGTAGGCGCATCCTGCGGCTGCTCGCGCGGAAGCCCTGCTACGTGACGGAGATCAGCGAGTACCTGGGGGTCAGTCCGAAAGCCGTCATCGACCACCTGCGAAAGCTCGAAGAGGCCGGTCTCGTCGAATCGACCGTCGATGACGGCCGTCGGAAGTACTTCTCTATCGCTCGGAACCTCCGGCTCGAAGTCAACGTCTCCCCCTACGATTTCGGCACGAAAAGCGCGTACTCGGCCTCCTCGAACCTCGATATCACGTCGTGGCGCTACGTCTCGCTGAAAACCGACCGCCCCGAGGACCTCTCGGAGGCCGACATCGCAGACAAGGACCTCACGGAACTGGCCGCCGACCTCGAATGTCTCGAACGCCTCGAAAACGAGTTGTCGATGGCCCAGCGGTGGGTTCAGGGACGACTCACCGAGACACTCGACCAGATCAGCGCCCACTTCGAGGGGCTGGACGGCCGCTTTTATGCCGACCTCCTGCGCGGCCTCGCGACGGGGCCGGCGACGCCCACGGAACTGAGCCGTCGCGTCGAGGCCCCACCGGACGTCGTCGCCGACGCGCTGGAGGGACTGGCCGCCCACGGCGTCGTCGAACAGGACGGCGACCGCTGGCAGTTGGCCTGA
- a CDS encoding GNAT family N-acetyltransferase translates to MVRIREATVTDAEPLAAVYRSAYRENRELGFPAKAESATADRVSGWIRDQRVFVAERDGAIVGGVRVEPTAPERLKVSRFGVDETHKGEGIGTTLLQHVEDWARAEGYSTVWLTTPGEHPSLPGFYRDRGYEKTGDYPLDHRDYDEIVMEKRVR, encoded by the coding sequence ATGGTAAGGATACGGGAGGCGACTGTCACCGACGCCGAGCCACTCGCGGCCGTCTATCGGAGCGCCTACCGGGAGAATCGGGAACTCGGGTTCCCGGCAAAGGCCGAATCCGCCACTGCCGACCGGGTTTCGGGGTGGATCCGTGACCAGCGCGTCTTCGTTGCCGAACGCGACGGAGCCATCGTCGGTGGTGTCCGCGTCGAACCGACGGCTCCCGAGCGGCTGAAAGTCAGTCGTTTCGGCGTCGATGAGACGCACAAGGGCGAGGGAATCGGGACCACGCTACTCCAACACGTCGAAGACTGGGCCCGGGCGGAAGGCTATTCGACGGTGTGGCTCACGACGCCCGGCGAGCATCCGTCACTTCCGGGATTCTACCGGGACCGGGGATACGAGAAGACGGGTGATTACCCCCTCGACCACCGGGACTACGACGAAATCGTCATGGAAAAACGCGTGCGGTAG
- a CDS encoding dipeptide epimerase — protein sequence MNASFDTVELTLDVPFTIARGTTATTENVVVAIDHDGETGYGAAAPSRHYGETTATVEALLPELFEVVENAESPHARRAIHDGMLTVARENPAARAAVDIALWDLAGKLLDQPVYRLLGLGDDPEARPPTSFTIGLDETAAMKRRAREAARGGYPVLKVKLGTDRDLRIIEAIRAVAPDVDIRVDANEAWTPKEAVRKCRKLADYDVEFVEQPVPAENPEGLRHVYERSPLPIAADESCKTADDVPAIADRCDIANLKLIKTGGITPALDLIHAARAHGLEVMCGCMLETNAAIAGGAHLLPLLDYADLDGSLLLEADPYGGVPISQGRFDLGTVESGTGALPR from the coding sequence ATGAACGCCAGTTTCGACACCGTCGAACTGACCCTCGACGTCCCCTTTACCATCGCGCGCGGGACGACGGCCACGACGGAGAACGTCGTCGTCGCTATCGATCACGACGGCGAGACGGGTTACGGCGCGGCCGCCCCCTCCCGCCACTACGGCGAGACGACGGCTACCGTCGAGGCGCTGCTGCCCGAGTTGTTCGAGGTCGTCGAGAACGCCGAATCACCGCACGCACGCCGGGCGATTCACGACGGGATGCTGACGGTCGCTCGCGAGAACCCCGCCGCCCGCGCGGCCGTCGACATCGCGCTGTGGGACCTCGCCGGCAAGTTGCTCGACCAACCCGTCTATCGCCTGCTCGGCCTCGGTGACGACCCCGAGGCGCGCCCGCCGACCTCCTTTACCATCGGACTCGACGAGACAGCGGCGATGAAACGCCGCGCCCGCGAGGCCGCCCGGGGCGGCTACCCGGTCCTGAAGGTGAAACTCGGGACCGACCGCGACCTGCGCATCATCGAGGCGATTCGCGCTGTCGCGCCCGACGTCGACATTCGGGTCGACGCCAACGAGGCGTGGACGCCGAAGGAGGCCGTCCGGAAGTGTCGAAAACTGGCCGACTACGACGTCGAGTTCGTCGAACAGCCGGTCCCAGCCGAGAACCCGGAGGGCCTGCGACACGTCTACGAGCGGTCGCCGCTACCCATCGCGGCCGACGAGTCCTGCAAGACCGCCGACGACGTGCCCGCTATCGCCGACCGCTGTGACATCGCGAACCTGAAACTCATAAAGACCGGCGGCATCACGCCCGCCCTCGATTTGATTCACGCGGCGCGCGCACACGGGCTGGAGGTCATGTGCGGCTGTATGCTGGAGACGAACGCCGCCATCGCCGGCGGTGCCCACCTGCTTCCCCTGCTGGATTACGCCGACCTCGACGGGTCGCTCCTGCTGGAGGCCGACCCCTACGGCGGCGTTCCCATCTCGCAGGGCCGCTTCGACCTCGGCACGGTCGAGTCTGGAACCGGCGCGCTGCCTCGGTAA
- a CDS encoding CBS domain-containing protein: MNIADISTEEFIEVDVDDRLGKVRSAFERENSKGIIVTDDGDYEGIITERQLLQSHIEDDAKASVMVRRNIPQVERDEDVRDVARMLVEGNTKVAPVFEGGKLWGIITEDAILEAVLDNLEVLTVDQIFTGDVVTLTEDDNLGKAINYLREHGISRLPVVNENGKLTGMITTHDIADFAVRTMERQHSGDRSGDTDRMLDLPVYDLMNSPVSTITRDATVRNAVERMLENDYAGLVVTPDDNDEVIAGIVTKTDVLRALTYTEKESMDVQITNINLLDTLSRSDITDAITEVTDKYQDMQVQHAHVRFHEHKERLRGTPLIQCQIRLRTNRGQAPGTGEGYGAETAFHVALDKLERNVLELKGTRADEEYEGQLLRKLGEL; encoded by the coding sequence ATGAATATTGCAGATATTTCCACCGAGGAGTTTATCGAGGTGGACGTCGACGACCGTCTCGGCAAGGTCCGCTCGGCTTTCGAGCGCGAGAACTCGAAGGGGATTATCGTAACCGACGACGGTGACTACGAGGGCATCATCACCGAGCGTCAGCTCCTGCAGTCCCACATCGAGGACGACGCCAAGGCGAGCGTGATGGTCCGTCGCAACATCCCGCAGGTCGAGCGGGACGAAGACGTCCGTGACGTCGCGCGCATGCTCGTCGAGGGCAACACGAAAGTCGCGCCCGTCTTCGAGGGCGGCAAACTGTGGGGCATCATCACCGAGGACGCCATTCTGGAAGCCGTCCTCGACAACCTCGAAGTCTTGACCGTCGACCAGATTTTCACCGGCGACGTGGTGACCCTCACCGAGGACGACAACCTCGGAAAGGCCATCAACTACCTCCGCGAACACGGCATCTCGCGGTTGCCCGTCGTCAACGAGAACGGCAAACTGACGGGGATGATTACGACCCACGACATCGCCGACTTCGCCGTCCGGACGATGGAGCGGCAACACTCCGGCGACCGCTCGGGCGACACCGACCGGATGCTCGACCTGCCGGTCTACGACCTGATGAACAGCCCCGTCTCGACGATTACCCGGGATGCGACGGTTCGGAATGCCGTCGAACGGATGCTGGAGAACGACTACGCCGGCCTGGTCGTCACGCCCGATGACAACGACGAAGTCATCGCCGGCATCGTCACGAAGACGGACGTGCTGCGGGCGCTCACCTACACGGAAAAGGAGAGCATGGACGTCCAGATTACGAACATCAACCTCCTGGACACCCTCTCGCGGTCGGACATCACCGACGCCATCACCGAGGTGACCGACAAGTACCAGGACATGCAGGTCCAGCACGCCCACGTCCGGTTCCACGAGCACAAGGAACGGCTCCGTGGGACCCCGCTCATCCAGTGTCAGATTCGCCTCCGGACCAACCGCGGACAGGCCCCCGGAACGGGCGAGGGCTACGGCGCGGAAACGGCCTTCCACGTCGCCCTCGACAAACTGGAGCGGAACGTCCTCGAACTCAAAGGCACCCGCGCCGACGAGGAATACGAGGGCCAACTCCTCCGCAAACTGGGCGAACTCTAA
- a CDS encoding GNAT family N-acetyltransferase produces the protein MSDAAVETRKARAEDREAVVSFTRDTWPELGGDYIPRVFDEWIETDGPDQRTFVATIDGRPVGICQGAMLSAHEAWAQGMRVDPDYRGRQISPRLTEAVYEWAADKGATVCRNMVFSWNDAGLGQSRAMGFEPLAEFRWVEPDAIAGAEPELDVVEDPAVAWSVFHGSDAYHELCGLGLDLEESWALAEVTKARLAEADRAFAVADDERARGMTYRLRTFERENDDGDEETWCEYGVGAWDDHETLESLADAIARDAAEQGAEKARMLVPETPRHISDAAYARVDFSEDPDFVLERDLTRY, from the coding sequence ATGAGCGACGCGGCAGTCGAAACCCGGAAGGCTCGCGCCGAGGACCGCGAGGCCGTCGTCTCCTTTACGCGCGATACGTGGCCGGAACTCGGCGGCGATTACATCCCGCGGGTCTTCGACGAGTGGATAGAAACCGACGGGCCGGACCAGCGCACCTTCGTCGCCACCATCGACGGCCGGCCGGTCGGCATCTGTCAGGGCGCCATGCTGTCGGCCCACGAAGCGTGGGCCCAGGGCATGCGCGTCGACCCCGATTACCGCGGGCGGCAAATCAGCCCGAGGCTCACCGAGGCTGTCTACGAGTGGGCCGCCGACAAGGGTGCGACCGTCTGTCGGAACATGGTGTTTTCGTGGAACGACGCCGGCCTCGGGCAGTCCCGCGCGATGGGTTTCGAGCCACTCGCGGAGTTCCGCTGGGTCGAACCGGACGCCATCGCCGGTGCCGAACCCGAACTCGACGTCGTCGAGGACCCCGCCGTCGCCTGGAGCGTCTTCCACGGCAGCGACGCCTACCACGAACTCTGCGGCCTCGGACTCGATTTGGAGGAATCGTGGGCGCTCGCGGAAGTCACGAAAGCCCGCCTCGCCGAAGCCGACCGAGCGTTCGCCGTCGCGGACGACGAGCGCGCCCGCGGCATGACCTATCGACTCCGGACCTTCGAGCGCGAGAACGACGACGGCGACGAGGAGACGTGGTGTGAGTACGGCGTCGGCGCGTGGGACGACCACGAGACGCTGGAATCGCTCGCGGACGCCATCGCACGCGATGCGGCCGAACAGGGCGCCGAGAAGGCCCGAATGCTCGTCCCGGAAACCCCGCGGCATATCTCGGATGCGGCCTACGCACGCGTCGATTTCTCCGAGGACCCCGACTTCGTCCTCGAACGAGACCTGACCCGGTACTGA
- the gatD gene encoding Glu-tRNA(Gln) amidotransferase subunit GatD: MNAGDRVRVERDTATYEGVLMPSTTAENLVVKLEGGYNVGIDRDEADVEVLERDSYDIEEAQDTGGTSEITFEDDLPTISLISTGGTIASTVDYRTGAVTAQFDAEDVLRAVPELAGRANYRGRVVANILSENMTPDVWVDLAEAVHEEIEQGADGVVVMHGTDTMQHTASALSFMLDTPVPVVFTGSQRSADRPSSDNVMNAVCAVEAAKADHSETVVCMHADESDDYCALHRGTRVRKNHTSRRDAFETVGAEPLGEVEWKDGDGEAGEVSFNRDPAARDANDLHLAADLDRDVQHIKFVPGAPVEFLDVAEDASGLVIEGTGLGHVTTEWIPRIEELIENGTTVVMTSQCLEGRVCDRVYDTGRDLLDAGVVEAGDTLPETAYVKLMWALANVESVEETMRRSVAGELQERSVPWT, encoded by the coding sequence ATGAACGCAGGGGACCGCGTGCGCGTCGAACGCGACACCGCCACCTACGAGGGCGTGTTGATGCCCTCGACGACGGCCGAGAACCTGGTCGTCAAACTGGAAGGCGGCTACAACGTCGGCATCGACCGCGACGAGGCCGACGTCGAGGTACTGGAACGGGACAGCTACGACATCGAGGAGGCTCAGGACACCGGCGGCACCTCCGAAATCACCTTCGAGGACGACCTGCCGACGATTTCGCTCATCTCGACCGGCGGGACCATCGCCTCGACGGTCGACTACCGGACGGGCGCCGTGACGGCGCAGTTCGACGCCGAGGACGTCCTCCGGGCCGTCCCCGAACTGGCCGGTCGCGCGAACTACCGGGGTCGTGTCGTCGCGAACATCCTCTCGGAGAACATGACGCCGGACGTGTGGGTCGACCTCGCCGAGGCCGTCCACGAGGAAATCGAGCAGGGCGCCGACGGCGTCGTCGTGATGCACGGGACCGACACGATGCAGCACACCGCCTCCGCGCTGTCCTTCATGCTGGATACGCCCGTCCCCGTGGTCTTCACGGGGAGTCAGCGCTCGGCGGACCGGCCGTCCTCGGACAACGTGATGAACGCCGTCTGTGCGGTCGAGGCCGCCAAGGCCGACCACTCCGAGACGGTGGTCTGTATGCACGCCGACGAATCCGACGATTACTGTGCCCTCCATCGGGGCACGCGCGTCCGGAAGAACCACACCTCCCGCCGAGATGCCTTCGAGACGGTCGGCGCCGAACCGCTCGGCGAGGTCGAATGGAAGGACGGCGACGGCGAGGCCGGCGAGGTATCGTTCAACCGCGACCCCGCCGCCCGCGACGCGAACGACCTGCATCTCGCGGCGGACCTCGACCGGGACGTCCAGCACATCAAGTTCGTCCCCGGCGCGCCCGTCGAGTTCCTCGACGTCGCCGAGGACGCATCCGGCCTCGTCATCGAGGGGACCGGCCTCGGCCACGTCACGACCGAATGGATACCCCGCATCGAGGAACTCATCGAGAACGGTACGACGGTCGTCATGACCAGCCAGTGTCTGGAGGGCCGCGTCTGTGACCGCGTCTACGACACCGGCCGGGACCTGCTAGACGCCGGCGTCGTCGAAGCCGGGGACACCCTGCCGGAGACGGCCTACGTCAAACTGATGTGGGCGCTGGCGAACGTCGAATCGGTTGAGGAGACGATGCGTCGGTCGGTCGCCGGCGAACTCCAGGAACGCTCCGTTCCGTGGACGTGA
- the tgtA gene encoding tRNA guanosine(15) transglycosylase TgtA, whose amino-acid sequence MREIFELRDVDGAGRIGELDVPRAGVTVETPALLPVINPHIRTIEPATLESDFGADILITNGYIFYTSEEYREQALDEGLHELLDFSGAIMTDSGSFQLSEYGEISVTNEEILRFQAEIGSDIGTPVDIPTPPDAGREQAEDELATTKERIEAAEDVDVGEMLVNAPVQGSTYADLRTEAAEHAYGTSLDVFPVGAVVPMMNSYRYADMVDVVLAAKRGLGADAPVHLFGAGHPMMFALAVAAGCDLFDSAAYALYARDDRYLTISGTEHLDDLDYLPCSCPVCAEHTPDDLRAADEREREELLARHNLHVSYQELRTVKQAIRDGELMELVERRARSHPAMADGYKALLDGADQLERQDPVSKGSFFYLSPQSARRPEVTRHHDRIERLSVDADRVLLSEGGDNRRFDETWRLQPPFGPFPSALSESYPVSAEFPERLDREAYEAAAEGVRRLVESNPDTEFAVAHWRWPESALAMLPDRVEVLALGEDSENPVED is encoded by the coding sequence ATGCGAGAAATCTTCGAGTTACGGGACGTCGACGGCGCCGGTCGTATCGGCGAACTCGACGTCCCACGCGCCGGCGTCACCGTCGAGACGCCTGCGCTCTTGCCGGTTATCAACCCCCACATCCGAACGATAGAACCCGCGACCCTCGAATCCGACTTCGGCGCTGATATCCTCATCACCAACGGCTACATCTTCTATACCTCCGAGGAGTACCGCGAACAGGCCCTCGACGAGGGGCTGCACGAACTGCTGGATTTCTCTGGCGCTATCATGACCGATTCGGGGTCCTTCCAGCTCTCCGAGTACGGCGAAATCTCGGTCACAAACGAGGAAATCCTGCGCTTCCAGGCCGAAATCGGCTCGGACATCGGCACGCCCGTGGATATCCCGACCCCGCCGGACGCCGGCCGCGAGCAGGCCGAAGACGAACTCGCGACCACCAAGGAACGGATCGAAGCCGCCGAAGACGTCGACGTTGGCGAGATGCTCGTCAACGCGCCCGTTCAGGGGTCGACCTACGCCGACCTCCGGACGGAGGCCGCCGAACACGCCTACGGAACGAGCCTCGACGTGTTCCCGGTCGGCGCCGTCGTTCCGATGATGAACAGCTACCGATACGCAGATATGGTCGACGTCGTACTCGCAGCCAAGCGCGGCCTCGGCGCCGACGCGCCGGTCCACCTCTTCGGCGCCGGCCATCCCATGATGTTCGCGCTCGCGGTCGCCGCCGGCTGTGACCTCTTCGATTCGGCGGCCTACGCCCTCTACGCTCGTGACGACCGGTATCTCACGATTTCGGGTACCGAACACCTCGATGACCTCGACTATCTCCCCTGCTCGTGTCCGGTCTGTGCCGAGCACACGCCCGATGACCTCCGGGCGGCCGACGAGCGCGAGCGGGAGGAACTGCTGGCCCGGCACAATCTCCACGTCAGCTATCAGGAACTCCGGACGGTCAAACAGGCGATTCGCGACGGCGAACTCATGGAACTGGTCGAACGGCGCGCCCGGAGCCACCCCGCGATGGCCGACGGCTACAAGGCCCTGCTCGACGGCGCCGACCAACTGGAGCGGCAGGACCCCGTCTCGAAGGGGTCGTTCTTCTATCTCTCGCCGCAGTCCGCACGCCGTCCGGAGGTCACTCGCCATCACGACCGCATCGAACGGCTCTCCGTCGATGCCGACCGCGTCCTGCTGTCGGAGGGCGGCGACAACCGCCGCTTCGACGAAACGTGGCGCCTCCAGCCACCGTTCGGGCCGTTTCCCTCGGCGCTTTCGGAGAGCTACCCGGTTTCGGCGGAGTTCCCCGAGCGCCTCGACCGCGAGGCCTACGAGGCCGCCGCAGAGGGCGTCCGCCGGCTGGTCGAATCCAACCCCGATACGGAGTTCGCCGTCGCCCACTGGCGGTGGCCCGAGAGCGCGCTGGCGATGCTTCCGGACAGGGTGGAGGTGCTCGCACTCGGCGAGGACAGCGAGAACCCGGTCGAAGACTGA
- a CDS encoding DUF1611 domain-containing protein → MRVAILAHEQFPDRAKTAVGVLRYGNQDVVAVLDRDNVGTTVGDHLSDIDSDTPVVESVHDAPDFDALIIGIAPIGGGFDESWRPDVTEAIERGADVIAGLHYFLEDDEEFARLADENGTDLWDVRKPPEDLTVADGVARDLDAEIVLTVGTDCSTGKMTTTLELVEAARDAGLDAGFVPTGQTGIMIDDWGIPIDRTISDFTNGAVERMLVEKADEHDYLFVEGQGSIIHPAYSAVTCGILHGSMPDHLVLCHEAGREAIHGYEAFDIPDPGEVADLYLDLAENVAPTDVLGGALNTSHLNETEAGQALADYEESIGAPAVDPVRNDAAALIDQLE, encoded by the coding sequence ATGCGCGTTGCGATTCTCGCTCACGAGCAGTTTCCCGACCGGGCGAAGACGGCCGTTGGTGTCCTCCGATACGGCAACCAGGACGTCGTTGCCGTCCTCGACCGTGACAACGTCGGCACGACCGTCGGCGACCACCTCTCCGATATCGACTCCGATACTCCCGTCGTCGAGAGCGTCCACGACGCTCCCGACTTCGATGCGCTCATCATCGGCATCGCACCCATCGGCGGCGGCTTCGACGAGTCGTGGCGACCGGACGTCACCGAGGCCATCGAGCGCGGCGCGGACGTAATCGCGGGGCTGCATTACTTCCTCGAAGACGACGAGGAGTTCGCCCGACTCGCCGACGAGAACGGGACCGACCTCTGGGACGTCCGCAAACCGCCCGAGGACCTGACGGTCGCCGATGGCGTCGCTCGCGACCTCGATGCGGAAATCGTCCTGACGGTCGGCACCGACTGCTCGACCGGCAAGATGACGACGACGCTGGAACTCGTCGAAGCGGCCCGCGATGCCGGCCTCGATGCCGGGTTCGTCCCGACCGGCCAGACGGGCATTATGATCGACGACTGGGGCATTCCCATCGACCGCACAATCAGCGACTTCACGAACGGTGCCGTCGAGCGGATGCTCGTCGAGAAGGCCGACGAGCACGACTACCTCTTCGTCGAGGGGCAGGGCTCTATCATCCATCCCGCCTACTCTGCGGTCACCTGCGGCATCCTCCACGGGTCGATGCCCGACCACCTCGTGCTCTGCCACGAGGCCGGCCGCGAGGCGATTCACGGCTACGAGGCCTTCGACATCCCGGACCCCGGCGAGGTGGCGGACCTCTATCTCGACCTCGCGGAGAACGTCGCGCCGACCGACGTCCTCGGCGGCGCGCTGAACACCTCGCACCTGAACGAAACCGAGGCGGGACAGGCGCTGGCCGACTACGAGGAATCCATCGGCGCGCCCGCGGTCGACCCGGTCCGAAACGACGCCGCGGCGCTTATCGACCAGCTAGAATGA
- a CDS encoding Vms1/Ankzf1 family peptidyl-tRNA hydrolase, which yields MLDDLLGRTKLKERIAELEDEVDSLQAQLEAENERRSAAVSAKQEAEERVNRLEDRIADLEGRVDADTEEAAVGFRHQSSVRGARLDAVLSRLDSFYGEPESVLTAYVDGDLPEDVRETLGDHAPLVSRAEPCLVCADDAGLLAVALRPPIAPDPFVTWEDSPHIDHTWFRPSGRYALALVRSDVFAVGIYEGTDRVDYEGFSSNVKSDHSKGGFSQSRFERIRDEQIADHVEKCQAALADVEADRTFVVGDRRLIDEFDADATAAVDATGKPEEALDDAYEDFWSVPVYGL from the coding sequence ATGCTCGACGACCTCCTCGGCCGGACGAAACTGAAAGAGCGAATTGCGGAACTCGAAGACGAGGTCGACAGCCTCCAGGCGCAACTGGAGGCCGAAAACGAGCGCCGTTCGGCGGCCGTCAGCGCCAAACAGGAGGCCGAAGAGCGCGTCAACCGCCTCGAAGACCGCATTGCCGACCTCGAAGGCCGAGTCGACGCCGACACCGAGGAGGCCGCCGTCGGCTTCCGCCATCAATCGTCGGTCCGCGGCGCCCGCCTCGATGCCGTCCTCTCGCGACTCGACTCGTTCTACGGCGAGCCCGAAAGCGTCCTGACGGCCTACGTCGACGGGGACCTCCCGGAGGACGTCCGGGAGACCCTTGGAGACCACGCGCCGCTGGTTTCCCGGGCCGAACCCTGTCTCGTCTGTGCCGACGACGCCGGCCTGCTGGCGGTCGCCCTCCGGCCACCCATCGCACCCGACCCGTTCGTGACGTGGGAGGATTCCCCGCATATCGACCACACCTGGTTCCGTCCGAGCGGCCGCTACGCGCTCGCATTGGTCCGCTCGGACGTCTTCGCGGTCGGCATCTACGAGGGCACCGACCGCGTCGACTACGAGGGCTTCTCCAGCAACGTCAAAAGCGACCATTCGAAGGGCGGCTTCTCCCAGTCCCGCTTCGAGCGCATCCGCGACGAGCAAATCGCCGACCACGTCGAGAAATGTCAGGCGGCGCTGGCCGACGTGGAGGCCGACCGCACCTTCGTCGTCGGCGACCGCCGACTCATCGATGAGTTCGACGCCGACGCGACGGCGGCCGTCGACGCCACCGGCAAGCCCGAGGAGGCCCTCGACGACGCCTACGAGGACTTCTGGTCGGTCCCCGTCTACGGGCTTTAA